In the genome of Candidatus Limnocylindria bacterium, the window TGGCCAACCGCCTGACCCATATCTCGAAGCGCGACGGCAAGTACTTCGCCGTGACGATGGATTACCGTCGCGTCCCCGCCAGCAAGGCAGGCAAGAACGCGATGGCCACAGAGAGCGTCCCCCTCGACCTCCGCGAGCTATCGGAGACCCAAGCGAAGACGGCGCTGGAGCCCTGGCTCTTTGGCGAGGGCGATGGCTACACCGCTCTACGCCTGTTCGGCGCCAAAGCACGAAAGTCCTGGACCGCTGCGATTATGACCGAACTGAAGCCAATGGCCGGCGAGCTGCGACGGGGCCGGCTGAAATGGGTTCTTGAAAGCGCAATTCCTCTGAGGGACGACTTTCATGTCTACCTCAACGGCGAGGCGATCTCGCGTTCGAAGCTGAAACTCAAGCGCGTGGGCAGGTGGGTCCTGGGCACCAAGGATGTTGACCTACCGGAACCGGCGCCAGATGGCGAGAAGACGGTAGACCGCTCCGCCGCGGCGGATGCCGTACACGGCGTGACCTACTCGAAGCTGGGCCGCGTCACCGGATACATCGAGGTCTACGCAGATCCGATCGACACAGGGAAGTCGGAGGAGATCGAGCGCAGCAACGGCTTCTTCGTGTACGTGCGTGACCGCCTGGTCAACACCGATGATCCGGGATTTGGAATCGATCGCAACAAGCTTCGTCACGGCACCTTCTCGCGCTTCCGGATGGTCCTGCACGCCGATGGTCTCGACGATGAGCTGCGATCCTCCCGCGAAACTATCCGCGAAGGAATCCTCACCAACATCGCGCGCAACGTCGCCCACGCTGGCTTCAATCTCGCGCGATCGAAGCTCGAGCAACACTGGCGCGATATCGAGCCTGGCGCTCAGGTGTCACGACGGGTCGCATCGACGCCGGCGTCGCTCACGCGCCGCCCACTTGCTGCGGCCCTCTCGGCATTCTTCGAGGGTAGCTACGTCCCGCGGTACCTGGTGGCGCCCGGTGACTTGAAGCCTAAGCAGCAGGCCGCCCTCATCGAGCGTGTGCGCGAGTCCGGCGAGGGCGCGGACAACCTGATTAAGAGCACCGTGCTCGAGCAGCTCGCGCAGGAACAGCCATTTGCGGTGCTCGACATCGAAGGCGGCGTCCTTCGCATCAACACACTCCACCCATTCGTGGCCTACTTCCTCGACGAGTACGAGGACGAAAAAAGCAGCGTGCCGCTCGAGCTCGTTGCCGTCTCGGAGGTGCTGCTCGAAGCATCGCTCGTCCAGACGGGCCTAGAGCGGGATGAGATCGTCGAGATC includes:
- a CDS encoding ATP-binding protein; translated protein: MLPATDLTAVGRKAGQIDVRIGYKIIELFSEGLYSSATKAIEELVSNGFDAGALNIHVLLAADLTAPDASIAVIDDGTGMDPSRFEQHWLIGVSNKRDPGYVAPLSRKQIGKFGIGKLATYVLANRLTHISKRDGKYFAVTMDYRRVPASKAGKNAMATESVPLDLRELSETQAKTALEPWLFGEGDGYTALRLFGAKARKSWTAAIMTELKPMAGELRRGRLKWVLESAIPLRDDFHVYLNGEAISRSKLKLKRVGRWVLGTKDVDLPEPAPDGEKTVDRSAAADAVHGVTYSKLGRVTGYIEVYADPIDTGKSEEIERSNGFFVYVRDRLVNTDDPGFGIDRNKLRHGTFSRFRMVLHADGLDDELRSSRETIREGILTNIARNVAHAGFNLARSKLEQHWRDIEPGAQVSRRVASTPASLTRRPLAAALSAFFEGSYVPRYLVAPGDLKPKQQAALIERVRESGEGADNLIKSTVLEQLAQEQPFAVLDIEGGVLRINTLHPFVAYFLDEYEDEKSSVPLELVAVSEVLLEASLVQTGLERDEIVEILDQRDALLRELARGSSRRNARTVAQALADAATDQRKLELELIAAFDSMGFSTVPLGGSNKADGVAKAHLSGQGNKPQTYTVSLEAKSKVLAGTKVTAKAVGVATIARHREDLHADHAVVVGPDFPTKDEHAALVKELAANRKHTSKTITLLRISDAARLVRLVPLKRVGLNRLRNLFETASTPDEAKKWIDALEAEQRARPLYRQILETIFEEQEQDPNELVEFGGLRTALRRGPKVDISQTELIETCTAMSRLVPDLVTIQGSAIEINQRPDNIMKALAAAIGEYPSSERKEDAK